In the Desulfobacterales bacterium genome, one interval contains:
- a CDS encoding DUF294 nucleotidyltransferase-like domain-containing protein: protein MSNTVHTIEDSQHLFAFLSGLPAFSSLPETELIRLCQHLAVEAHSKGTLLSVQGRTRLKKVIIIKDGVLEAFFDRDGQKTVREMLPKGSVLGGISILMNDGIGLRSVMVKEDAVLYVMSKTVFKDLCDRFDPFRAHFAEAFHRRMLDKSYAAMVQAARAFNFLSGVPPFSLLPEAELLNISYGIPRVSYSRDTPLFYQGETKVENLYIFQKGSAERYFEQDGVKTLRGTLGPGDTYGGISILINNGISVRTIQVGAGTSFYMVPKSQFLNLCQKYSAFADYFTDAFGKRMVDTTYASMVRKAALPQQETTAFFNQQVKNFCQSSLLSCSETTPIKDAAIKMSRKNCSSIFIKTADGDYIGLVTDNDLRRKVVALGRDARKPVSTIMSYPLYGISINATVSEALLKMIESNTKHLAVTGPEDKVIGVVTDRDLMAAQGQSPFFIIREISAATSRDEINTIQHRLPRLIQAMKNSGANSRVITKLISAISDAVLNRLISFAVSIVGSPPTEFAFLVMGSEGRREQTLKTDQDNAIIFADVPELELEAVQHYFLKLGDTVCEWLNEAGYAFCKGEVMAKNPKWCQPLSKWKEYFNSWIRVSTNKDLLQAAVFFDFRCGYGHVEMVDELRLYLFERLAGWSRFFRDLTLNALRFKPPLGFFRTFAVETKGVHRNKFNIKNAMVPIVDFARIYSLRYNIAEINTQDRLYRLYLEKMITPEVYEDMNQAFDHLMEHRLMCQIQDIDNGRPPDNYLNPKHLSRIEQALLKEIFKRIEGLQTLMKLEFTGGA from the coding sequence ATGAGCAATACCGTACACACGATAGAAGACAGTCAACATTTATTTGCCTTTCTATCCGGACTGCCCGCCTTTTCTTCCCTTCCCGAGACGGAGCTGATACGCCTGTGTCAACACCTCGCTGTGGAAGCGCATTCAAAGGGGACGCTCCTATCTGTGCAGGGGAGAACCCGGTTAAAAAAAGTAATTATCATCAAGGACGGCGTGCTGGAAGCCTTTTTCGACAGGGATGGGCAAAAAACCGTCCGGGAAATGCTGCCCAAAGGGTCCGTGCTAGGCGGTATTTCAATTCTGATGAATGACGGCATCGGGCTCAGATCGGTTATGGTCAAAGAAGACGCCGTACTGTATGTGATGTCCAAAACTGTTTTTAAGGATCTGTGCGATCGATTCGATCCGTTTCGCGCCCACTTTGCTGAAGCTTTTCATCGCCGAATGCTTGATAAATCTTACGCGGCCATGGTGCAGGCGGCGCGGGCGTTTAACTTTCTGTCCGGCGTCCCCCCCTTTTCCTTGCTTCCGGAAGCTGAACTGCTCAACATTTCTTACGGCATACCGCGGGTGAGCTATTCCCGGGATACGCCCCTTTTTTATCAGGGAGAAACAAAGGTCGAGAACCTGTATATTTTTCAAAAAGGCTCAGCCGAACGCTATTTTGAGCAGGACGGCGTCAAGACGTTGCGTGGCACGCTGGGGCCGGGCGATACCTATGGCGGCATTTCCATATTGATTAATAACGGTATTTCGGTGCGAACCATTCAGGTCGGCGCTGGCACCAGCTTTTATATGGTGCCGAAATCGCAATTTTTGAATCTTTGTCAAAAATACAGCGCATTTGCCGATTACTTTACCGATGCCTTTGGAAAACGAATGGTGGATACCACCTATGCTTCCATGGTTCGTAAGGCGGCATTGCCGCAGCAGGAAACCACCGCCTTTTTTAATCAGCAGGTTAAAAACTTCTGCCAGTCCAGCCTGTTATCCTGTAGCGAAACGACCCCCATTAAAGATGCCGCCATTAAAATGAGTCGAAAAAATTGCAGTTCCATCTTTATTAAGACGGCTGATGGCGATTATATCGGCCTGGTTACGGACAATGATCTTCGCCGTAAGGTCGTGGCGTTGGGCCGAGATGCTCGAAAGCCGGTATCCACCATAATGTCCTATCCCTTATATGGTATTTCGATCAATGCAACGGTATCGGAAGCCCTGTTGAAAATGATCGAGTCCAACACCAAACACCTGGCGGTGACCGGTCCCGAGGACAAGGTCATCGGCGTGGTGACCGACAGGGACCTGATGGCAGCGCAGGGCCAATCGCCATTTTTCATCATTCGTGAAATTTCCGCCGCCACCAGTCGGGATGAGATTAACACCATCCAACACCGGCTGCCGCGCTTGATTCAGGCCATGAAGAACAGCGGCGCCAATTCAAGGGTAATCACCAAGCTGATTTCCGCTATCTCCGATGCCGTATTGAACCGGTTGATCTCCTTTGCCGTGAGCATCGTGGGTTCTCCGCCGACGGAATTTGCCTTTCTGGTGATGGGCAGCGAAGGCAGACGGGAGCAAACCCTGAAAACCGATCAGGACAATGCCATTATCTTCGCTGATGTCCCCGAATTGGAACTTGAAGCGGTCCAACATTATTTCCTGAAGCTCGGCGACACGGTGTGTGAATGGCTCAATGAGGCGGGCTATGCCTTTTGCAAAGGGGAGGTGATGGCCAAAAACCCGAAATGGTGCCAGCCGCTTTCAAAATGGAAGGAATACTTCAATTCCTGGATTCGTGTGTCGACCAACAAGGATTTGCTTCAGGCCGCGGTCTTTTTCGATTTCAGATGCGGGTATGGCCATGTGGAAATGGTGGATGAATTGCGGCTGTACCTGTTTGAGCGACTGGCCGGATGGTCGCGGTTTTTCAGGGATCTGACCCTCAATGCGCTGCGGTTTAAACCGCCGTTGGGTTTTTTCAGAACCTTTGCAGTCGAGACCAAGGGGGTTCACCGCAACAAATTCAATATCAAGAATGCGATGGTACCCATTGTTGATTTTGCGCGGATCTATTCGCTTCGCTACAATATTGCCGAAATCAATACGCAGGACCGGTTATACCGGCTCTATCTGGAAAAGATGATCACCCCTGAAGTTTATGAAGATATGAATCAGGCCTTTGATCATTTAATGGAACACCGGCTGATGTGTCAGATTCAGGATATCGACAATGGGCGGCCACCCGATAATTATCTTAATCCGAAGCACTTATCCCGCATTGAGCAAGCGTTGTTAAAGGAAATATTCAAACGGATTGAAGGACTGCAAACCCTTATGAAACTCGAATTTACGGGGGGCGCATGA
- a CDS encoding exonuclease domain-containing protein — MNFRVKPKADFVWFVIVSTTVNIIIIATTIFLLRRVMGTAEKALIADLFTRYFAYFFIPAALLLAGYALVLEWFYNFFIRPLNRLKEETDLILTVNPSLRVQVDGSRDIAGLAEMINRNIDLYEALKTDVQKKIDHARAETEIEKNIFAAIVSELTEGVVICNAKGQILLCNQQAKRILSSLRRGRPEYKDADEEADQFVSIGRSLFSVIDRYLLRYAINDITTKLRSRQQPAVTSFVMVNKHQQMFRVEVVPILNSIREYGGFVFIIYNITAELENDARIILHLNSLISNVRRKVSAIRSSAELICEYPDITETETQQFLNIILKESKLLSGIINNQSDFNYSVRIKSGWPLIPTPVVELLRAIRGKVEKPFQIALDFEEAEVKESVCVDGYSFTLAVSFVLYLIANEAQCREFVCKTGIRNSSVILAVEWMGHPLKTETLQAWMARFPLVGKERLPLTLKEIFDNHDVEMVPASDRQARDVAYLHIFLPRHENLHTAIGREISIVAENRPEFYDFDLFNQPAEHPELNERLLTDITYTVFDTETTGLEPRNGDEIISIAAVRIVNLRLLKNDYFDQLVNPGKPPSRKSIQVHGLEPEMLTGRPIIAEVLPVFKRFAEDTVLIAHNAAFDMCLLNMQEEKTGVRIANPVLDTMLLSAVVHPTQSDHSLEEIAKRLGVEIINRHTALGDAMAAGGIFIKLVKLLSAQGINTLKDALIASKKTYLARMKY; from the coding sequence TTGAATTTTCGAGTAAAGCCCAAAGCCGATTTTGTCTGGTTTGTCATCGTATCGACAACTGTCAATATCATCATCATCGCCACCACGATTTTCCTGTTGAGGCGAGTCATGGGCACGGCGGAAAAAGCGCTTATTGCCGACCTGTTCACCCGTTATTTTGCTTATTTTTTTATCCCCGCGGCCCTGCTTCTAGCAGGGTATGCGCTTGTCCTGGAATGGTTTTATAACTTTTTTATTCGACCGCTGAATCGACTCAAGGAAGAAACCGACCTGATCCTCACGGTCAACCCCTCGCTACGTGTTCAGGTTGACGGTAGCCGGGACATCGCCGGTCTTGCCGAAATGATCAACCGCAATATCGATCTGTACGAAGCACTCAAGACAGACGTTCAAAAAAAAATCGATCACGCCAGAGCCGAGACCGAAATAGAGAAAAACATCTTTGCCGCCATTGTCAGTGAATTGACGGAAGGCGTGGTCATTTGCAATGCCAAGGGCCAGATACTGCTCTGCAACCAACAGGCCAAAAGGATCTTATCGAGCCTTCGCCGCGGCAGGCCAGAATACAAAGACGCGGACGAAGAGGCGGATCAATTTGTCAGCATCGGCCGTTCCCTTTTCAGCGTGATTGACCGCTATCTGCTGCGGTATGCCATCAATGACATCACCACCAAACTGCGCAGCCGGCAGCAGCCGGCCGTCACCAGTTTTGTGATGGTGAACAAACACCAGCAAATGTTCCGTGTCGAAGTGGTTCCGATTCTCAATTCCATTCGGGAATACGGTGGATTTGTTTTCATCATCTATAATATAACGGCGGAGTTGGAAAATGACGCCCGTATCATTCTGCACCTGAACTCATTAATCTCCAATGTCAGAAGAAAGGTGTCTGCCATCCGTTCCTCGGCGGAATTGATTTGTGAGTATCCCGATATCACCGAGACGGAAACCCAACAGTTTTTAAACATTATCCTGAAAGAATCCAAGCTGCTCAGCGGCATCATCAACAATCAGAGCGACTTCAATTATTCCGTGAGGATTAAAAGCGGATGGCCCTTGATCCCCACGCCGGTCGTGGAACTACTCAGGGCGATCCGCGGCAAGGTGGAAAAACCCTTCCAAATCGCATTGGACTTTGAAGAAGCGGAGGTTAAGGAAAGCGTTTGCGTTGACGGCTATTCGTTCACTCTGGCGGTAAGCTTTGTGTTGTATCTAATTGCCAATGAGGCACAGTGCAGGGAATTTGTCTGTAAAACCGGCATCCGGAATTCATCCGTCATTCTGGCCGTCGAATGGATGGGCCATCCGCTCAAAACGGAAACCCTGCAAGCCTGGATGGCCCGATTCCCGCTCGTCGGCAAGGAGAGGTTGCCTTTGACGCTCAAGGAAATTTTTGATAATCACGATGTGGAAATGGTGCCCGCTTCGGATCGTCAGGCCCGGGATGTCGCTTATTTGCACATTTTCCTTCCGAGACACGAGAACCTGCATACCGCCATCGGAAGGGAAATATCCATCGTGGCTGAAAACCGGCCGGAATTTTATGATTTTGACCTGTTCAACCAACCCGCCGAACACCCGGAGTTAAACGAGCGGCTGTTGACGGATATCACCTATACGGTATTTGATACCGAAACCACGGGACTTGAACCCCGCAACGGGGATGAAATCATCTCCATTGCGGCCGTCAGAATCGTGAATCTGCGGTTGCTGAAAAACGATTATTTTGACCAACTTGTCAACCCCGGAAAGCCGCCGAGCCGAAAATCCATTCAGGTCCACGGCCTTGAACCGGAGATGCTGACAGGCCGGCCGATAATTGCCGAGGTGCTGCCGGTTTTCAAGCGCTTCGCAGAAGACACGGTGCTGATCGCGCATAATGCGGCTTTTGATATGTGTCTTCTTAACATGCAGGAAGAAAAAACCGGCGTGAGAATCGCCAATCCGGTCCTGGACACTATGCTGCTTTCGGCCGTTGTTCACCCCACCCAATCGGATCACAGCCTTGAAGAAATCGCCAAACGGCTGGGGGTGGAAATCATCAACCGCCACACTGCGCTGGGCGACGCGATGGCGGCCGGTGGAATTTTTATCAAACTGGTGAAGCTGTTGTCCGCGCAGGGAATCAACACCTTGAAAGATGCGCTGATCGCCTCGAAAAAAACTTACCTGGCCCGGATGAAATACTAA
- a CDS encoding sodium:solute symporter family protein: MGILAWTWIIVAISFALYIGIAFWAKAKTTGDFYVAAKQVHPVLNGMATGADWMSAASFISMAGLISFIGRDGAMYLMGWTGGYVLLAMLLAPYLRKYGKYTVPMFVGERYYSDTARIVAVICAIFVSFTYVAGQMRGVGVVFARFLEVPINTGVLIGMGIVFIYAVMGGMKGITYTQVAQYCVLIFAYLIPAIFISIMLTGNPIPQLGYGSALSENGMRLLNTDSGYLLEKLNQVQMDLGFSAYTARGAKSMIDVFMITFALMVGTAGLPHIIIRFFTTPTIKGARASAGWALLFIAILYTTAPAVAAFARLNMIKTLHNAEYVNAPSWFKNWEKTGLISWADKNSDGKIQYAKGAAFTGGKPSKTKDNPDATNTNELYVDNDIMVLANPEIAKLPAWVIALVAAGGLAAALSTAAGLLLVIASAFSHDLLKNVTAKNLTERQELLAARIAAGFAVVVAGYFGINPPGFVAQVVAFAFGLAASSFFPVILLGIFWKRATKEGAIFGMLSGLAFTAAYIIYFKFVNPAANVSANWLWGISPEGIGTIGMLINFIVIIGVSNVTKAPPKKVQDMVESLRYPRVIA, encoded by the coding sequence ATGGGCATTTTAGCATGGACTTGGATTATCGTCGCGATTTCTTTTGCTCTCTACATCGGGATCGCGTTTTGGGCAAAAGCAAAGACGACTGGAGATTTTTATGTTGCGGCAAAACAAGTGCATCCCGTGTTAAATGGGATGGCAACCGGTGCCGACTGGATGTCGGCAGCTTCCTTTATTTCCATGGCAGGCCTGATATCGTTCATCGGCAGGGATGGGGCCATGTATCTGATGGGGTGGACCGGCGGGTATGTGCTGTTGGCCATGTTGCTGGCGCCGTATCTTCGTAAATACGGTAAATACACGGTGCCGATGTTCGTGGGGGAGCGATATTATTCAGACACGGCCCGCATTGTCGCCGTCATCTGCGCCATTTTCGTTTCCTTTACCTATGTAGCGGGTCAGATGCGCGGTGTCGGTGTTGTCTTCGCCCGATTCCTGGAGGTGCCGATCAACACGGGTGTTCTGATCGGCATGGGCATCGTCTTTATTTATGCGGTGATGGGCGGCATGAAAGGAATTACCTATACGCAGGTGGCGCAGTACTGCGTGCTGATTTTTGCTTATCTGATTCCCGCGATATTTATCTCGATCATGCTTACCGGCAACCCGATTCCGCAACTGGGCTACGGGAGTGCGCTCAGTGAAAACGGCATGCGATTGCTGAACACGGACAGCGGATATCTGCTTGAAAAGCTCAATCAGGTTCAGATGGATCTCGGCTTTTCCGCCTATACAGCGCGCGGTGCCAAAAGCATGATCGATGTCTTTATGATCACCTTTGCGCTCATGGTGGGAACCGCCGGGCTTCCGCATATTATCATTCGGTTTTTCACTACCCCAACCATCAAGGGCGCCCGGGCATCCGCCGGATGGGCATTGCTCTTTATCGCCATTTTATACACGACGGCACCGGCAGTGGCCGCTTTTGCGCGGCTCAACATGATCAAGACCTTGCATAACGCGGAATATGTTAACGCGCCGAGCTGGTTTAAGAACTGGGAAAAAACCGGTCTGATCAGTTGGGCCGATAAAAACAGCGACGGCAAAATACAATATGCCAAAGGGGCGGCCTTTACGGGCGGCAAGCCGAGCAAAACAAAAGACAATCCGGACGCCACCAACACCAATGAACTTTATGTGGACAACGATATCATGGTGCTGGCGAACCCTGAAATCGCAAAACTGCCGGCGTGGGTCATCGCACTGGTGGCGGCCGGCGGACTAGCGGCCGCGCTTTCCACTGCGGCTGGACTGCTGCTCGTTATCGCTTCGGCATTTTCTCATGATCTGTTGAAAAATGTTACCGCAAAGAACCTGACCGAAAGGCAGGAACTGCTGGCCGCCCGAATCGCAGCGGGGTTTGCCGTGGTCGTGGCCGGCTATTTCGGCATCAACCCGCCCGGATTTGTCGCGCAGGTGGTCGCGTTTGCCTTCGGTTTGGCGGCCTCATCTTTCTTCCCGGTTATTCTGCTCGGGATTTTCTGGAAGCGCGCCACCAAGGAAGGGGCGATTTTCGGCATGCTTTCGGGGTTGGCTTTTACAGCGGCCTATATCATTTACTTCAAGTTTGTAAACCCGGCCGCCAATGTATCGGCCAACTGGCTGTGGGGCATTTCGCCGGAGGGCATCGGCACGATCGGCATGCTGATCAATTTTATTGTCATAATCGGGGTGTCCAATGTGACCAAAGCCCCGCCGAAAAAGGTTCAGGACATGGTCGAAAGCCTTCGCTACCCGCGGGTAATCGCTTAA
- a CDS encoding NifB/NifX family molybdenum-iron cluster-binding protein — translation MKVAVSSTGKTLDSPIDPRFGRCACFIIVETDDMRFDAYDNENKTLGGGAGIQAAAFVVSKDVKAILTGNCGPNAMTAFSAAGVTVYTGQTGTVEEAINRLRTGNLKSSTQPTVPEKAGVSAVGAGAASPMGIGRCRGGSGRGMGMGGGRGMGGGRGRGVGSGVAFPGSGGPIPPVAPREDALATLKQQAEELQRQMEAIQAKIKSLE, via the coding sequence ATGAAGGTAGCGGTCAGTTCTACAGGAAAAACCCTGGATTCACCCATTGATCCTCGCTTTGGCCGATGCGCCTGTTTCATCATCGTGGAAACCGACGACATGCGCTTTGATGCCTATGACAATGAAAACAAAACCCTTGGCGGCGGCGCTGGCATTCAGGCAGCCGCTTTTGTGGTTTCAAAAGACGTAAAGGCAATTCTGACGGGAAATTGCGGCCCGAATGCGATGACGGCATTTTCAGCAGCAGGCGTTACCGTCTATACCGGACAAACCGGGACTGTCGAAGAAGCCATTAATCGCCTTAGAACCGGCAATCTTAAATCGTCAACGCAACCCACCGTGCCTGAAAAAGCCGGCGTCTCTGCCGTTGGAGCCGGAGCGGCTTCCCCCATGGGAATAGGCCGCTGCCGTGGCGGATCCGGCCGCGGCATGGGGATGGGCGGAGGCCGTGGTATGGGGGGCGGCAGGGGTAGGGGGGTTGGCTCAGGCGTCGCCTTTCCGGGTTCGGGTGGCCCCATCCCACCGGTTGCACCGCGCGAAGATGCGCTGGCGACGCTTAAACAACAGGCGGAAGAATTGCAGCGGCAGATGGAAGCCATTCAAGCCAAAATCAAAAGCCTTGAATAA
- a CDS encoding DUF4212 domain-containing protein, whose product MEQNDLKGYWRQNLKYVSILLAIWFCVSYLFGIILADALDHIKIVGFPLGFWFANQGSEVIFVILIAVYVKLMNALDIKYDVHEKN is encoded by the coding sequence GTGGAGCAAAACGATTTGAAGGGCTACTGGCGTCAAAATTTAAAATATGTCTCAATTCTTTTGGCGATATGGTTTTGTGTATCGTATTTGTTCGGAATCATCCTGGCCGATGCGCTCGATCACATTAAAATTGTGGGCTTCCCTTTGGGGTTCTGGTTTGCGAACCAGGGCTCGGAGGTCATTTTCGTCATTTTGATTGCCGTATATGTCAAGCTCATGAACGCATTGGATATCAAATATGACGTTCATGAAAAAAATTGA
- a CDS encoding response regulator produces MPETILIVEDEENIVVPLDFLLRRQGYEVLVACNGEDAIDQIAKKKPDLLLLDIMLPGMDGYEVCEKIRLKPEWKDIKIVFLTAKGREVDIAKGMVLGADEYIVKPFSNVEIIEKVKTLLKAES; encoded by the coding sequence ATGCCGGAGACGATTCTGATAGTCGAGGATGAAGAGAATATTGTGGTACCGCTTGATTTTCTGTTACGCCGGCAGGGCTACGAAGTACTTGTGGCCTGTAACGGCGAAGATGCCATAGATCAAATCGCCAAGAAAAAGCCGGATTTGCTGCTTCTGGACATCATGCTGCCCGGCATGGATGGCTATGAAGTATGTGAGAAGATTCGGCTTAAACCGGAATGGAAAGACATTAAGATTGTTTTTCTGACTGCGAAAGGACGCGAAGTCGATATTGCAAAGGGAATGGTGCTGGGGGCCGACGAATACATCGTCAAACCGTTCTCGAATGTGGAAATTATTGAAAAGGTAAAAACCCTTCTGAAGGCGGAAAGTTGA